In Sphingobacterium thalpophilum, a genomic segment contains:
- a CDS encoding thiamine pyrophosphate-dependent enzyme, producing the protein MKNVAHQIVGLLKDAGIQRIYAVTGDSLNFFNEAVHADGTMQWIHVRHEEVGAFAATAEADLHGIACCAGSSGPGHVHLINGVYEAHKTRVPMLVIASTCATYEFGTDYFQETNPIKLFDDCSCYNQMITRPEQVQRMVQNALQQAISKRDVAVIGLPGDVSEMEAVQMNTSTKVFFTEPQIRPSEMEIGRLAQYINQAEKITLFCGVGAKKAQQQIVALSQKIHAPVGYSFKAKLDIQRDNPNEIGMTGLLGMASAFQSMHHSDLILLLGTDFPYKDFIPTNKTIIQIDIEGEKLGRRSIVDYGLVGDIEHTLKAVLPFVEARSDTKFLEKQLASYEKVKEDLMTYVEDSGSECAIQPEFVAHTIDQKANDDAIFLLDTGMCCVWGARYINQRKDRIMLGSFNHGSMANAMPMAIGAALTHPERQVIAFCGDGGLSMLLGDLATIKQYNLPIKIIVFNNRALGMVKLEMQVSGLKDQETNMVNPDFAMIAQAMGIRAFTVTQPQEVDGVIHEAFGIVDEPVLIDLYTNPNALAMPPKISFSQMKGMTESMAKLMLSGNFEEVWDTIKSNYKHLKSL; encoded by the coding sequence ATGAAAAATGTAGCACACCAGATTGTGGGTCTTTTAAAGGATGCGGGAATTCAGCGTATTTATGCCGTAACGGGCGATAGTTTAAATTTTTTCAACGAAGCTGTTCATGCAGATGGAACGATGCAATGGATACATGTCAGGCATGAGGAAGTGGGGGCATTTGCTGCAACGGCAGAAGCTGATTTGCACGGGATCGCCTGTTGTGCGGGAAGCAGTGGGCCAGGGCATGTGCATCTGATCAATGGTGTTTATGAAGCACACAAGACACGTGTACCCATGCTTGTGATCGCATCAACATGTGCTACCTACGAATTTGGAACCGATTATTTTCAAGAAACCAATCCAATCAAACTGTTTGATGATTGTTCTTGCTACAACCAAATGATCACTCGGCCGGAGCAGGTGCAACGTATGGTGCAAAATGCATTACAACAGGCTATCTCTAAACGGGATGTTGCAGTTATCGGCCTACCTGGTGACGTATCAGAAATGGAAGCGGTTCAAATGAATACTTCAACGAAGGTGTTTTTTACTGAGCCGCAAATTAGACCTTCGGAGATGGAAATTGGGCGATTGGCACAATATATCAATCAGGCAGAAAAGATAACCTTGTTCTGTGGTGTGGGCGCCAAGAAAGCACAGCAGCAAATCGTAGCGTTATCACAAAAGATCCATGCGCCAGTTGGTTATTCATTTAAAGCAAAGTTGGATATTCAACGCGACAATCCCAATGAAATCGGGATGACAGGACTTCTAGGAATGGCTTCGGCTTTTCAAAGTATGCATCATTCCGATCTTATTTTACTTTTAGGGACTGATTTTCCTTATAAGGATTTTATACCGACCAACAAAACTATTATCCAGATTGATATTGAAGGTGAAAAGCTAGGGCGCAGATCCATCGTAGACTATGGGCTTGTTGGCGATATTGAACATACCTTAAAAGCGGTATTGCCCTTTGTAGAAGCGCGTTCGGATACGAAATTTCTGGAGAAGCAGCTTGCTTCTTATGAAAAGGTCAAGGAAGATCTCATGACGTATGTGGAGGATTCAGGCAGCGAATGCGCAATACAGCCAGAATTTGTCGCTCATACCATTGATCAGAAAGCCAATGATGATGCGATTTTCTTGCTTGATACCGGGATGTGCTGTGTTTGGGGAGCACGTTATATTAATCAGCGAAAGGATCGAATCATGCTGGGGTCTTTCAATCATGGGTCTATGGCTAATGCCATGCCAATGGCTATTGGAGCTGCATTGACACATCCTGAGCGCCAGGTTATTGCTTTTTGTGGCGATGGAGGCCTATCCATGTTGTTGGGGGATCTGGCAACAATAAAACAATATAACTTACCGATCAAAATCATCGTCTTCAACAATCGTGCACTTGGTATGGTTAAATTGGAGATGCAGGTATCAGGTCTTAAAGATCAGGAAACTAATATGGTCAATCCAGATTTTGCGATGATCGCCCAGGCGATGGGCATACGTGCATTTACGGTGACTCAACCCCAGGAGGTGGATGGTGTTATCCATGAGGCTTTTGGGATTGTCGATGAGCCTGTCCTAATTGATCTATATACCAATCCCAATGCATTGGCTATGCCACCCAAGATATCCTTCAGTCAAATGAAAGGGATGACAGAAAGTATGGCAAAATTAATGTTGTCGGGTAATTTCGAAGAGGTGTGGGATACCATTAAGTCGAACTATAAACATTTGAAATCGCTTTGA
- a CDS encoding diacylglycerol kinase family protein, whose amino-acid sequence MAKNNFSFRARLKSFHYAFSGLKTAWQEEHNFRVHCIAAIMAILLSVVLHISTHEWIAVLFAIGFVFVCELLNTALENMADFICPEHNPNIKKMKDVAATAVMISSITALLIGLLIFTPKLISLALRYIF is encoded by the coding sequence ATGGCCAAAAACAACTTTTCATTCCGTGCCAGATTAAAGAGTTTTCACTATGCTTTCAGTGGGTTGAAAACAGCCTGGCAGGAAGAACATAATTTCAGGGTGCATTGTATAGCGGCCATTATGGCCATACTGCTATCCGTTGTGCTTCACATCAGTACCCACGAATGGATTGCTGTACTCTTTGCCATTGGTTTTGTATTCGTCTGTGAGTTGTTAAATACTGCATTGGAAAATATGGCTGACTTTATCTGTCCAGAACATAACCCAAACATCAAAAAGATGAAAGATGTCGCCGCAACGGCAGTGATGATAAGCAGCATCACCGCGCTATTGATCGGCCTATTAATTTTTACCCCCAAGCTGATCTCATTGGCCCTTCGTTACATTTTCTAA
- a CDS encoding MalY/PatB family protein: MIYNFDKTIVRRGTDSVKWNQHDYADLIPLWVADMDFPAAQPVVDALAQRVQHAVYGYATIPAAFYSAVMSWSSQRHKFVLQPEWILPVIGVVPALSALVSALTSPGDKVLVQEPVYHCFFSSIERNQAQVVSNDLIYRNGEYTIDFEDFEHKASDPKVKLFILCSPHNPAGRVWTRAELERLGEICLRHQVLVISDEIHCDLVFEGYTHIPFGSISAAFLANSITCVAPSKTFNLAGLQVATVLVADPELKRKVQQAFLANEISSISPFAITGLIAAYEWGWEWLDQALSYIHANYLYLKGFMNEHLPALHVLPLEGTYLVWVDCAALGISSRKLGKLLLDEAHVQVNVGAMYGKGSDDFIRLNIACSREVLTTGLLRLKTVFSSLLQGAK, translated from the coding sequence ATGATCTATAATTTTGACAAAACGATTGTTCGTCGTGGTACCGATTCGGTCAAATGGAATCAACACGATTATGCCGATTTGATTCCACTCTGGGTTGCGGATATGGACTTTCCAGCAGCACAACCAGTCGTGGATGCACTTGCGCAACGGGTTCAACATGCGGTATATGGTTATGCTACGATTCCAGCTGCTTTTTACAGCGCAGTGATGAGCTGGTCCTCACAGCGGCATAAATTTGTACTTCAACCGGAATGGATACTTCCAGTTATCGGTGTGGTACCGGCGCTTTCGGCTTTGGTAAGCGCATTGACATCACCCGGAGATAAGGTTTTGGTGCAAGAGCCTGTATATCATTGTTTTTTTTCTTCCATAGAACGCAATCAAGCCCAGGTGGTTTCCAATGACCTGATTTATCGTAATGGCGAGTATACGATCGATTTTGAGGATTTTGAGCATAAAGCAAGTGATCCGAAAGTCAAGTTATTTATTTTATGTAGCCCACATAACCCGGCTGGGCGAGTTTGGACCCGAGCTGAGCTTGAACGTCTTGGTGAAATCTGTTTGCGACACCAAGTTTTAGTCATTTCGGATGAAATTCACTGCGATCTGGTATTTGAAGGCTATACACATATTCCTTTTGGAAGTATCAGTGCAGCCTTTTTGGCGAATTCGATTACCTGTGTAGCACCGAGTAAAACCTTTAATTTGGCGGGATTGCAGGTCGCTACAGTTCTCGTGGCCGATCCTGAACTCAAGAGGAAGGTGCAACAGGCTTTCTTAGCTAATGAGATCAGTAGCATAAGCCCCTTTGCCATTACGGGCTTGATCGCTGCGTATGAGTGGGGCTGGGAATGGTTGGATCAGGCTTTAAGCTACATCCATGCAAATTATCTGTATTTGAAAGGCTTTATGAACGAACATCTGCCTGCTTTGCATGTGCTTCCTTTGGAGGGTACTTATCTGGTATGGGTAGATTGCGCCGCTTTGGGGATTTCAAGTCGAAAATTGGGAAAGCTCTTATTGGATGAAGCGCATGTGCAGGTGAATGTAGGTGCGATGTACGGGAAGGGGAGTGATGACTTTATTCGCCTCAACATTGCTTGTTCGAGGGAGGTATTGACAACAGGTTTGTTGCGTTTGAAGACTGTTTTCTCTTCTTTGCTCCAAGGGGCAAAATAG